AAATTTAAGCCTTAAGTTTCTCAGCTTTAGCTAAAGCCTCATCTATATTTCCAACCATATAAAATGCTGCTTCTGGTAAATGGTCATATTTACCCTCTAAAATTCCCTTAAAGCCAGCAATATTTTCGTCAAGACTTACATATTTACCAGGGCTACCTGTAAATACTTCAGCAACGAAGAACGGCTGAGATAAAAATCTCTCTATCTTTCTTGCTCTATCAACTGTTAGCTTATCTTCTTCGCTAAGCTCGTCCATACCAAGGATAGCGATGATATCTTGAAGGTCTTTATATTTTTGAAGCACAGCTTGAACGCCGCGAGCTACCTTATAGTGATCTGCTCCTAAAATTTGAGGATCAAGCATTCTTGATGTTGAATCAAGTGGATCAACAGCTGGATAGATGCCTTTTTCTGCGATCGATCTGTTAAGAACTGTCGTAGCATCAAGGTGAGCAAAAACAGTTGCAGGAGCCGGATCTGTAAGGTCGTCAGCTGGAACATAAACAGCTTGAACAGAGGTAATCGAACCTTTTTTGGTTGATGTAATTCTCTCTTGGAATTTACCCATCTCACTTGCAAGAGTTGGCTGATAACCAACAGCTGACGGGATACGTCCAAGTAGAGCTGACATCTCTGCGCCAGACTGAGAAAAACGGAAGATGTTATCGATAAACATCAAAACGTCAAGTCCCATCTCATCACGGAAGTACTCAGCCATTGTAAGACCAGTTAGCGCGATACGGTTTCTTGCTCCTGGTGGCTCGTTCATTTGGCCATAGCACAAGGCAACTTTATCCAAAACGTTACTTTCTTTCATTTCGTGATAAAGGTCATTTCCTTCACGAGTTCTCTCACCAACGCCTGCAAATACAGAATAACCGCTGTGTTTAAACGCAACATTGTGAATAAGCTCCATAATAATAACCGTTTTACCAACACCAGCACCACCAAATAGGCCTACTTTACCGCCCTTTGCGTAAGGAGCTAGAAGGTCGACTACCTTGATACCAGTTTCAAAAATTTCACTCTTTGTGCTTTGCTCTTCAAATGGAGGAGGATCGCGGTGAATAGACCAGTGTTTATCAAAATTTATACCCTCACCCTCGTCGATCAAATCACCAACTACATTAAAAATTCTACCTAGAACTTTTTCACCAACTGGCACACTAATAGGTGCACCAAGCGCTTTAGCCTCTAAGCCACGAGTCAGACCTTCACTCATATCCATAGCAATAGTTCTGACTCTATTATCACCTAGGTGAGCAGCAACTTCTAATATTAGTTTATGTTTCTTGCCCTCAACATCAAAGAAAACTTCGATAGCTTCATTGATCTTCGGCAAGTAGTCATTAAAGTCAACATCGACCACAGGGCCTATAACTTGACTAATAACACCCTTCATTCATACTCCTTTTATTTCATTGATTCAACACCACTGATGATCTCAATAAGCTCAGTGGTAATAGACTCTTGTCTTGCTTTATTGTAAGCAAGATTTAACTGTTTGACGCGTTGTTTAGCATTGTTTGTTGCATTATCCATAGCTTGCATTCTAGCGCTGTGCTCAGCCGCCAAAGAGTCAACCAAGGCATAATACATACTATACTCAAAATATTTATTGAGCAATTCATCCATAATCTTAGTATAGTTATCTTCTGGCTCAAATTCCATCAAAGAATTTGTCTCAACAGCAACTATCTTAGACGGCTCAATAGGCACAATATCATTTACTCTAATCTCTTGAGAAATCATATTTTTATAACCATTGTGTATTAACACGACTTTATCAGTTATGCCATTTGTAAAGTCATCGATGGCATCTTTTATGATTTTTTGAGCTTTTTCATATGTAGGAGAAGAGCTAGCTCCGACGTAAGTCTCAAGTAGCTCAACGCCTTGAAAATTGAAAAATTCTATACCTTTTTTACCAACAGCTCTTAGTCTGACCTTGATCTTTTTGGCTTTTAGCTCATCAATCATGCGCCTAACTGTCTTTATAGTTTGGACATTAAAGCCACCGCAAAGCCCTTTATCAGCGGTAACAAATATAATATCAACCTTTTCTACACTCTTTGTTGTATTAAAAAATTTACTCTCAGTCATAACTGAAGCATATTGATTGATCTTATAAGCTATCTCTGATAAAACCTCATTGATCTTAAGAGCGTAAACTCTAGAGTAGCGAGCAGCCTCTTCGGCTTTGCGAAGCTTTGCTGTTGAGACAAGCTTCATCGCACGCGTCGTCTTTTGAGTGTTCTGGACGCTCTTAATCTTTCGTTTTATATCTTTTAAATTTGACATATCTTAGCCCTAGTTAGCGGCAAAAGTCGCTTTAAAATCTTTCAACGCTTTATGTAAAATTTCTTCTACTTCTTTATCAAGAACCTTTTTAGTTCTGATTTGCTCAAAAATTTCAGGGTATTTCGCCTCAATATATGGATATAACTCGGCTTCAAATTTTGTTACATTTGTAGTTGCAACATCATCCAAATAACCCTTAGCGCCAGCAAATATAATAACTACTTGATTCTCGACTGGAAGTGGAGAATATGGAGGTTGCTTTAGTACTTCAACCATCTTTTGACCGCGCTCTAGTTGTTTTCTTGAGCTCTCGTCAAGATCGCTTGCAAATTGAGCAAACGCTTGTAGTTCACGGTATTGAGCAAGGTCTAGTCTTAGTGTACCAGAAACTTGTTTAATAGCTTTTATTTGAGCTGCACCACCGACACGAGAAACAGAAAGACCAACGTTGATCGCTGGGCGGATACCTGAGTTAAATAGGTCACTCTCAAGGAAAATTTGACCATCTGTAATAGAAATAACGTTTGTTGGGATATAAGCTGAAACATCGCCTGCTTGAGTTTCGATTATAGGTAGAGCTGTTAAAGATCCAGCACCTAATGCGTCATTTAGTTTACTTGCTCTTTCAAGAAGTCTTGAGTGAAGGTAGAAAACGTCGCCTGGGTAAGCTTCACGGCCTGGTGGTCTTCTTAAGATCAAAGACATCTCGCGGTAAGCAACCGCGTGTTTTGACAAGTCATCATAGATGATTAACGCGTGGCGAGAGTTATCTCTAAAGTATTCACCCATTGTTACACCAGCATAAGGAGCAAGGTATTGAAGAGCAGCTGCATCACTAGCGCCAGCGTTTACAACTATCGTATAGTCCATAGCTCCATACTCTTCAAGCTTTTTAACGACTTGAGCAACGGTTGATTGTTTTTGACCGATAGCTACATAGATACAAATAACATCTTGACCTTTTTGGTTGATGATAGTATCGATAGCAACTGTTGTTTTACCAGTTTGGCGGTCGCCAATTATTAGTTCTCTTTGACCTCTACCGATTGGTACAAGTGCGTCGATAGCTTTGATACCTGTTTGAAGTGGCTCATGAACGCTTTTTCTTGCCATGATACCTTTTGCTTTTTCTTCGACAAAGCGAGATTCAGTAGCGTCAATTGGGCCTTTTGCGTCGATTGGCTCACCTAGTGAATTTACAACACGACCAATTAATGCGTCACCAACTGGAACGCGTAGAAGTTTTTTAAGCCTTTTTACAGAGCTTCCTTCTGTGATACCGCTAGTTTTTCCAAGGATAACTATACCAACACTGCTCTCTTCAAGGTTAAGAGCCATACCTTTTTCGCCGCTTTCAAACTCAACCATCTCACCAGCCATAACGTTTTTCAAACCATAAACGTTAGCAACGCCATCAGCGACTGAGATGACTTTACCGGTCTCTTCTACATCAACACTTAAATCAAAATTTTCAATACGTTCTTTGATTATCGTGCTAATTTCGTCAGCTTTAATTTTTGCACTCACGCTTTCACTCCTTTTTAAATTGCTTTTAATATATATTCACTCATTTGACTTTTTAGTCTGTCGATAGAGAAATTTACCTCGACACCTAAATCGTCTAACTCAACTTTTACACCGTTGTAATCGCTCTTTGAGCCATCAAGCTTGATCTTAGAGTTAAATTTCTTAGAGAAATTCTCTTCCAAAGCTTTTAGCTGCTCAGCGCTTAGATCAAAATTTCCAACAACTTCGCCGCGATATGTATTTTCAAGCAAAGATTGCTCTATCTTCATCTCATCTAGTATCGAAGGTATAAGCTCTAGCCTTTTGTTTGCACCAAGAAGCTCTATAAAATTTGCAAATTTGGCATCTTGATTTTTAACCAAAGATAGTACAAATTCAACCTTTTGTGAAGCCTTTAATGTCGGCAAGCTTATAATGCTTTTAAATTTATCGCTAGCAAAAGCAGCAGCTAGCTCTGATAAATTTTCAACAAATGCATTAAGTTCATTGGATTTTACATCGCTTAAGATCGCTTTTACGTATTTTTTAGCTACTACTTCATTCATTAGCTAACCTTTTTAAGTATTATATTTATAAGCTCTTTTTGATCGACTTTTAGGCTATAGCTTGAGAAAATGTCGCTCAAAATTTCATTTACAACGCCTTTTATCATCTTGCGCTCTTCAAATTCTTTTTGCTCTTTATAGCTCTTTTGAAGATTTGCTATATCATTTTGAGCGTCGCTTTTGACCTTAGCAGCTAAATTTAAAGCCTCTTTTTTAGCAGTTTCGATTAGGGAATTTGCATTTTGTTTAGCTTCCTCAACACGTTTTAGAGCATCATCTTTTTTGGCTTTAGAATCGCGTAGCTTCTCTTGGATACTTTCAAGCTTATTTGCGATCCTGTCAATTCTGCTTTGATAAAGAGCTTTTAGTGGCTTAGCTGCAAAATATACCAAAATAGCAAAGAAAAGTAAGAAGTTTAGTGTTCTCTCGACTATGTCGTAGTTTGTTCCACCATGCTCGCTAGCGTATGCTAAAAATGGAAGTGCTAGAAAAAATAAAATTTTTATCTTCATAAATTTCCTTTAAATTTTAGAGAGCTTGGCATTTAAAGCCGCTCTAAGTTCAGGTAGTTTAGCTGATAGATCTGCCTTTAAGTTATCTTTCTGAGAGCTTAGAGCATTTAAAAATTCATTATAATTAGCCTCTAAACTACTCTTTACGGCATTTACTTCTTTTAAAGACTCTTCTTTTGCCAAATTTAAGGCTTCTTGCCTTATTTTATTGGCCTCAGTCCTTGCGTTTAATATAATCTCTTCAATCTCTTTTTCATGAACACTTAGATCACTTGCATTTTTACTAGTACTCTCTTCATCATTTTTTATAGAGGCATTTCTGTCATCTATGAATTTGAGCATTGGCTTATAAAGCAAGGAATTCAAAATAGCGATCAATACCAAGAAAACGACAGCCGTTAAAAGCATCAATGGCATATCTATTTCTAACATCCACTCTCCTTATTTTATCATTAAGTTTTATTTAATATTCAAATTAAAGTCTGATTTTACAATAAATTACTAAAAATAAAAATAAATTTGTAATTCTATTTTAGCCTAGCAATAAATTCTTCCACCTGTGAAATATTATTAAATTCTAAAACTAGATTGCCAGATTTTACTTTTGTCTTTATCTTTAAATTTTTAAAAATTTCTTGTAAATTTGATAGCTTTTTACTCATTTCCTCAGAAATTTTTGGTTTTTTGTCTTTTATCTCTTCCTTGTTTTTTATCTTTTTTACTAAAATTTCTGTGTCTCTAACGCTTAACTTTTGACCGATGATCGTATCAACAACCATCTTTTCTTCTTCGGTGCTAAGCCCAACTATAACTTTAGCGTGACCTTGTGTAAGCTTATCTTCTTGTAAAAGTTTTTGTGTATAGTCGCTAAGAAGTAGAAGTCTCATTGTGTTTGTTATTTGAGTTCTGCTCTTATGAATGATGTTTGCTAAGCCGTCTTGTGTGATCTTATACTCATTTATAAGCTCTTTATACGACTTTGCGAGTTCGATCGGATTTAAATTTTCACGTTGAATATTTTCGATAAGTGCAAGCTCTCTTAAATTTTGAGACTTGATGTCAGCGATGATCGCCTTTATCTTGCTTGCTCCAAGCATCTTTGTAGCGCGGTATCTACGCTCACCGGCTATTAGCATATAGCCATCATCTTTTTTGATAACGATTATTGGTTGGATCAATCCATGCCTTTTGATGCTGGCACTTAGCTCTTTTAAGGCCTCTTCGTCAAAATGCGTTCTTGGCTGGTATGGGTTTGGTAAAATTTCATCTATATTTATCTCTTCGACTATCTCAGAGTCGTTTAAATTTGCAATCTCTTTGCTGTAGGCCTGCTCTACATCTTCAAGTATCGCACTAAGTCCACGCCCTAATCCACCTTTTTTAGCCATTTTTTTCCTTATTTTTTAGTTTAAAATACAATATGCCAAATTTTGATACGCGATCGAGCCTGGTGATTTTATATCATAAAGTATCACTGGCTTACCAAAACTTGGGCTTTCAGCAAGTTTCACATTTCTTGGCACTACTACAAATTCCTCTTTGCTATCCTTACTCTTAAAGAGCTTATTTTCAAAATGCTGCTTCAAATTAGCAATTGTCTCTTTTGAGAGATTATTTTGCGAACTAAACATAGTCGGCAAAAAGCCCTTTATATTTAGCTTCGGATTTATTGTCTTCTTAATAATCTTAACCGTATTTAAAATTTGAGCCAAGCCTTCAAGTGCGTAAAATTCACATTGAATCGGGATGATAACACTATCGCTTGCGCTAAGAGCATTTACTGTGATACTGCCAAGTGCTGGAGGACTATCAATGATGATAAAATCATAGTCGTTTACAACTTCTGAAATTTTATTTTTAAGGATTAGTTTATAGTCCTTATTTTGATCGTTAAATTCTTGCTCGATGCCGACAAGTCCGATGTTTGATGGAGCTAAAAAAAGTGTTGGGATCTCAGTTTTTA
This region of Campylobacter concisus genomic DNA includes:
- a CDS encoding F0F1 ATP synthase subunit B; amino-acid sequence: MKIKILFFLALPFLAYASEHGGTNYDIVERTLNFLLFFAILVYFAAKPLKALYQSRIDRIANKLESIQEKLRDSKAKKDDALKRVEEAKQNANSLIETAKKEALNLAAKVKSDAQNDIANLQKSYKEQKEFEERKMIKGVVNEILSDIFSSYSLKVDQKELINIILKKVS
- a CDS encoding ParA family protein, yielding MSEIITIANQKGGVGKTTTAVNLAASLAVAEKKVLLIDIDPQANATTGLGFSRSDYEFNIYHVLTDRKKLSQIVLKTEIPTLFLAPSNIGLVGIEQEFNDQNKDYKLILKNKISEVVNDYDFIIIDSPPALGSITVNALSASDSVIIPIQCEFYALEGLAQILNTVKIIKKTINPKLNIKGFLPTMFSSQNNLSKETIANLKQHFENKLFKSKDSKEEFVVVPRNVKLAESPSFGKPVILYDIKSPGSIAYQNLAYCILN
- the atpG gene encoding ATP synthase F1 subunit gamma, with amino-acid sequence MSNLKDIKRKIKSVQNTQKTTRAMKLVSTAKLRKAEEAARYSRVYALKINEVLSEIAYKINQYASVMTESKFFNTTKSVEKVDIIFVTADKGLCGGFNVQTIKTVRRMIDELKAKKIKVRLRAVGKKGIEFFNFQGVELLETYVGASSSPTYEKAQKIIKDAIDDFTNGITDKVVLIHNGYKNMISQEIRVNDIVPIEPSKIVAVETNSLMEFEPEDNYTKIMDELLNKYFEYSMYYALVDSLAAEHSARMQAMDNATNNAKQRVKQLNLAYNKARQESITTELIEIISGVESMK
- a CDS encoding F0F1 ATP synthase subunit delta; translation: MNEVVAKKYVKAILSDVKSNELNAFVENLSELAAAFASDKFKSIISLPTLKASQKVEFVLSLVKNQDAKFANFIELLGANKRLELIPSILDEMKIEQSLLENTYRGEVVGNFDLSAEQLKALEENFSKKFNSKIKLDGSKSDYNGVKVELDDLGVEVNFSIDRLKSQMSEYILKAI
- the atpD gene encoding F0F1 ATP synthase subunit beta — its product is MKGVISQVIGPVVDVDFNDYLPKINEAIEVFFDVEGKKHKLILEVAAHLGDNRVRTIAMDMSEGLTRGLEAKALGAPISVPVGEKVLGRIFNVVGDLIDEGEGINFDKHWSIHRDPPPFEEQSTKSEIFETGIKVVDLLAPYAKGGKVGLFGGAGVGKTVIIMELIHNVAFKHSGYSVFAGVGERTREGNDLYHEMKESNVLDKVALCYGQMNEPPGARNRIALTGLTMAEYFRDEMGLDVLMFIDNIFRFSQSGAEMSALLGRIPSAVGYQPTLASEMGKFQERITSTKKGSITSVQAVYVPADDLTDPAPATVFAHLDATTVLNRSIAEKGIYPAVDPLDSTSRMLDPQILGADHYKVARGVQAVLQKYKDLQDIIAILGMDELSEEDKLTVDRARKIERFLSQPFFVAEVFTGSPGKYVSLDENIAGFKGILEGKYDHLPEAAFYMVGNIDEALAKAEKLKA
- a CDS encoding FoF1 ATP synthase subunit B', with product MLEIDMPLMLLTAVVFLVLIAILNSLLYKPMLKFIDDRNASIKNDEESTSKNASDLSVHEKEIEEIILNARTEANKIRQEALNLAKEESLKEVNAVKSSLEANYNEFLNALSSQKDNLKADLSAKLPELRAALNAKLSKI
- the atpA gene encoding F0F1 ATP synthase subunit alpha: MSAKIKADEISTIIKERIENFDLSVDVEETGKVISVADGVANVYGLKNVMAGEMVEFESGEKGMALNLEESSVGIVILGKTSGITEGSSVKRLKKLLRVPVGDALIGRVVNSLGEPIDAKGPIDATESRFVEEKAKGIMARKSVHEPLQTGIKAIDALVPIGRGQRELIIGDRQTGKTTVAIDTIINQKGQDVICIYVAIGQKQSTVAQVVKKLEEYGAMDYTIVVNAGASDAAALQYLAPYAGVTMGEYFRDNSRHALIIYDDLSKHAVAYREMSLILRRPPGREAYPGDVFYLHSRLLERASKLNDALGAGSLTALPIIETQAGDVSAYIPTNVISITDGQIFLESDLFNSGIRPAINVGLSVSRVGGAAQIKAIKQVSGTLRLDLAQYRELQAFAQFASDLDESSRKQLERGQKMVEVLKQPPYSPLPVENQVVIIFAGAKGYLDDVATTNVTKFEAELYPYIEAKYPEIFEQIRTKKVLDKEVEEILHKALKDFKATFAAN
- a CDS encoding ParB/RepB/Spo0J family partition protein, whose amino-acid sequence is MAKKGGLGRGLSAILEDVEQAYSKEIANLNDSEIVEEINIDEILPNPYQPRTHFDEEALKELSASIKRHGLIQPIIVIKKDDGYMLIAGERRYRATKMLGASKIKAIIADIKSQNLRELALIENIQRENLNPIELAKSYKELINEYKITQDGLANIIHKSRTQITNTMRLLLLSDYTQKLLQEDKLTQGHAKVIVGLSTEEEKMVVDTIIGQKLSVRDTEILVKKIKNKEEIKDKKPKISEEMSKKLSNLQEIFKNLKIKTKVKSGNLVLEFNNISQVEEFIARLK